DNA from Kitasatospora herbaricolor:
TACGAGGCCCTGCGCCGGCCCAGGGCCGAGCAGAACACCGTGACCAGTGCCCGGCTCACCGCCGGCCGCACCGACCGGCCCTCGCCCGCCGCGGCTCCGCCGCGCGACTCCGAGCGGCCCGCACCGGGCGTCGACGCGGACCTGCTGCGCCTGCTGGACTGGGACACCCCGCTGCCCCCGGCCGAGCTGCCGGCCTGAGGCGCCGCCTCGGCGGACGGGCCTGACCGGGCCAGGCCCGGCGGCGCGCGCACCCTGCTCCCCCGCTGCTCGTCCCCGGCGCTACTCGTCCCCGGCGCGCTCCGTGGCGGGCCGATGATGTCGGCCGACCCTGGGAGCCGCGCCCGGGACGGCACCCCGCGCGACCGGCGCGGCTTGCCCCCTCGGTCGCGAAACCCTGCGCGTGGCGTCCGGACCACCTCCCCGGACCGGACCTCCCAGGATGTCACGGCGCGGCCCCCCGTGTCCCAGGATCCGGTGCCGGTGGGGTCGTTGTCGGACCCGTCTCCTACGCTCTTCTCCTGCGGTCCCGGCTGCGTCCGGGCATCGGTTGGTCCCGGCCCTGGCGGCGGGGGCCGTTGCCGGGATGGAGGGGAATGCCGTGATGGACCGATTTGATCTCCTGGTACCGGGTGAGGAGCCCGCCCGAAGTGTGGTGCTGGCGCTCGGCGCCCGTGGACATCAGGAGGTCGCCGTCCAGGAGGCCCGCCTGGTGTACCCGGACCAGGCCTCGGACGCGGGCCGGCGGGTGGACGGCTGGTGGCACGTGATCTCCTTCGCCGACGACGAGGGCCTGGCGTCCGGAGGGCACTACGGGTGGGAGCGGGTGGCCGTCAACACCGTCGCGCGTACCTTCGGCGGCTACGGGGTCGGCTACGGCACCGGCTACCCGGAGGCCGGCGCCGTCCCCGTCGGGCCGAACGCCCTGGTCCGCGAGGTGGACCCGTCCGCCGCCCGGGAGGTGCGGCGGCAGATCGTCGCGCAGTTCCCGTCCCCGCAGGAGGACGCCGAGCCACAGCCGCCGCTGGCCTGCGCGGACACCGGCCGCACACTGCCGCCGCTGCAGGACTCGGTGTACGCGGCCGCCCGTGAGCTGCACGAACGCGGCGGGGCCGGCAGCGAGGTGCTGGAGGAGTGGCTGACCGCGCCGACGCTGCCCGACGACGACCCCGACGTCCTGCTCGACCTGGCCCACAGCGTGATGTACGACGGGGCCTGCGACGCCGACAGCGCGCTGCACGTCCCGCTGCTGGCCGCCGTCGCGCTCCGGCCCGACGTCCCCTCCGGGTGCCGGGCCCGGCTGATCACCCTGCTCTCCGGGGCCGCGACGCTCGCGGACCGCCGGGCCGCCGCGGCCGCCGACCGGCTCGCGGCGCACGGTCTCGTCGCCGCCGAGACGGCCGACGAGGCGGCGCCCCGGCTGGCCGTGGAGGCGGTGGCACCGGCCCTGCTGGCGGCCTGGTCCGGCGGCGACGAGGCCCTGCGGTTCGCCCTCGCCGGGCTGGCGGCCGCCACCCGCGCCGCCGGATGCACCGACCGGATCCGCGCCCTGACCGGCGGCCGGCCCGACGGCCCGTGCCGGGACGCCCTGCTGCTGGCGGCGGCACTGTCCGAGGACAAGTCCGCCGAGATCGACCAGGCCGTCGCGTACGTGGTCCGGCGGGGCCGTCTGCAGTCGCTCGACCTGCCCAGCCCGCTGGCGAGCCCGCGCGCGGCCGCGCTGGACCTGCTGCTGCCGCTGCTGGAGAGCGAGGCCTCCCGGCTACCGGTGTGAGGGCCGGCGGCGCCGGCCCAGGCGCGGCCGCGCGCGGCGGGGCGCTCGCGCAGGGGCTGAAGGCCCTCGACCTGGTCGACGGGCACCGCCCGCCCGGCCGGCCGGGCCGTCGTACCGGGGAAGGGCGAACGGTCGTTCCCGGCCGCGGGGCTGCCCACGTCGTTCCGCTCGGTGGAGTCCCGGACCGCCGGTGCCGGGGTCGCCTCCCCATCGGCCTTCGGGAGTCTCTGAACGACCGACCGGGGTCGGGACGCGGCCGGCCCGGGGCCGTTCGAAAGGCCGGGTGGCGCGCCGGCCGGACTACTCGCGCCTTCGGGAGTCTCTGAACGACCGACCGGCGTCAGGACGCGGCCGGCCCGGGGCCGTTCGAAAGGCCGGGTGGCGCGCCGGCCGGACTACTCGCCTGCCAGCCGGCGGAAGTGCTCCTCGCGGATCTCCTCCCACGGCCGGCACTCCTCCGGCGCGGGCAGGCCGTTGAGGGCGACGTCCTCCAGGACGCCGGCGAGCGTCGCCGCGCGGTCACGCTCCTTGGCCGCCAGGGCACGCAGGGCGTCGGCCTCGTCCTCGCTGACCGGCTCGCGCACGGGCGGTGCGTCGTGAGTCGTCATCCTGCAGCTCCTTCGCGGCGCCCGGCCGGGACGCCGGTTGCCGGCGACGCCCGGCACAGCGCCGCCGTCCCTGCTCCGCCCCGGGGTGGCGGCCCGGAACGCCGTACGGCCCTGGCCGTCCGTCAAATGTAGCGGGACGGCCGCCGCGACCGGGTGAACTCCGGGAGTTCGGGCCTGCTTCTCCGCAGCGAGGAGCGGAACCCGCCGCCTACGAGTGCCTTCGGCACGGTTCGGCGCCGGCCGAAGCGAGGCGCTCCTAGAGTGAAGCGCATGACCACCGCAGCCCACGAGTTCACCCGGTACGCCGACATCGGGACGGCGCTCGCCGACCCGCGGCTCGTCCCGCTGCCCGCCGAGCCCTCCGCCTGGCGGCCGACCGGCCCGGGCGACACGAGCGGCGGAACGGGCGGCGAAGGGCGCATCGCAGGGGGCGGCGCAACGGGCGGCGACGACGCGGCCGGCGCGATGGCCTGGCTGCGCGCCACCGTCGCCCGGTTCAGCTCGGGCGAGGCACACGCCCGTCGGCGGGCCCTGGTCGAGGCGGACTGCGCGCGGCTGGACCCGGCGGCCCTGCGCCTGGCCCGGCGGCTCGGCAAGGAACCCTTCCTCGTCTCCGTGGACGTGGAGGGCGGCTTCAGCGACGACCCGTCGGAGGTGGCCGAGCTGGCCGGTGAGCTGGCCGCCGCCGGGGTGGCCGGCATCAACCTGGAGGACGGCCGGGCCGACGGCTCGCTGGCCCCCGTCGCGCTGCACGCGGCGAAGATCACGGCCGTGAAGGCCGCCGCCCCCGGGCTCTTCGTCAACGCCCGTACCGACACGCACTGGCTCGGCGGCCACGAGCGGGAGACGACCGGCCGGCTCGACGCCTACCAGCAGGCCGGCGCCGACGGGGTGTTCGTCCCCGGCCTCGCCGACCCCGAGATCATCGCGGACCTCGTCCGGCACCTCGGCGTCCCGCTGAACGTCCTGCACTCCCCCACCGGCCCGGCGTTCCCGCAGCTCGCCGACCTCGGGGTCGCCCGGGTCAGCCTCGGCTCCCTGCTCTACCGTCTGGCCCTCGGAGCCGCCACCGCTGCGGCCCTCGCCGTCCGGGCCGGCCGCCCGGCCACCGGCCCGGACACGCCGCTGCCGAGCTACGCCGAGGTGCAGCGCCTCGTCCGCTGACAGGGGGCGGGCGGGCAGGCCTCCGGGGCACCGGTTTGCCCGCCCGGGCATGGGCTTGAGTCTCCCGTAGGGGGAGACGCGAAGGTGAGGCCATGAACGGGGACACGCTCCACTCGATCGGTGATCTGGCCCGGCGGACCGGACCGACCGTCAAGGCCATCCGGTTCTAAGCCGATTGCGGCATCGTGCCGCCCACCCGGCGCAGCCCGGCCGGCTACCGCCGGTACGGCACCGAAGCCGTCGTACGGCTGGAACTCGTACGGACGCTGCGTGACCTCGGCCTGGACCTCCCGACGATCCGACGGGTAGTGGACCGGGAGCTCCCGCTCGCCGAGGTGGCCGCGGCGCAGGCCGAGATCCTGGCGGTGCAGATCAAGCTGCTGCGCCGACGGCACGCGGTGCTGACGGCGGTGGCCAGGCGCGGCTCCACCCCGGAGGAGATGGACCTCATGCACCGACTCGCCGCACTCACCGAGGACGAACGCCGCCGGCTGGCCGGCGACTTCCTCGACGCCGTCTTCGGCGGCCTGTACACCGACCCCCGGTTCGCCGGTATCGCCCGCTCGCTGACGCCCGAACTGCCGGAGAACCCCGCGGCCGAGCAGGTCGAGGCGTGGATCGAGCTGGCGGAACTCTGCCAGGACAGGGACTTCCGCGCCGTCGTACGGCGGCTGGCCGAGCTGTACGCACAGCCGCGGGCCGACGGGGGCCGTGCAGGCCTGCGCCGCGACCTGGTGGCGGCCGCCCGCGAGCAGGCCGGCCCGGCGCCGGCGGCGGGCACCGGTCCTGCCTCGGCCGGGGCAGGACCGGTCGTCCCGGCGCTGCTGGCCGAGTGCGCGGCCACGCTCGGCCGGCCCGCCGACGAAGGGCTCCGGCGGCACCTGCTGGAGCGGCTGGAATCCGCGCACGACCCCCGCCGGGAGCGGTACCTGCGGCTGCTCCCCGTGGTCAACGGCTGGCCGGCCCCGGAGAGCCTGGCTCCGGTGTTCGACTGGTCCCTGCGGGCCTTGCGAAGCCCGGCCGCCGGGTAGCCGGGGCGGTGGCCTGGCGGCCCGGTCCGCGAAGGGGCGCCCGCCGGCCGGGAGCGGCCGGGCCTGTGCCAAGGTGGCCCGATGAAGACCATCGGGCTGCTGGGCGGGATGAGCTGGGAATCGACCGCGGAGTACTACCGTCTGCTGAACGTGTTGACGCGGGAGCGCCTTGGCGGCCTGCACTCGGCCAAGTGCGTGCTCCACTCCGTGGACTTCGCCGAGATCGAGGCGCTGCAGAGCGCCGGACAGTGGGAGCGGGCCGGTGAGGTGCTCGCCGAAGCGGCCAGGTCGTTGGAGGCGGCCGGCGCCGATCTGCTGCTGATCTGCACCAACACCATGCACAAGGTGGCCGGCCAGGTGGCCGCGGCCGTCTCCGTGCCGCTGCTGCACCTGGCGGACACCACGGCGGCCGCGGTGCTCGCCGCCGGCCTCGGCAAGGTCGGGCTGCTGGGCACCGCCTTCACGATGGAGCAGGAGTTCTACCGGGACCGGCTCGCGAGCCACGGCCTGGACGTGCTCGTCCCCGGTGCCACCGGCCGCGCCGAGGTGCACCGGGTCATCTACCAGGAGCTGTGCCTGGGGATCGTCCGCGAGGAGTCCCGGGACGCCTACCGGGCCGTGATCGCGGACCTGGTCGCCGCGGGTGCCGAGGGCATCGTGCTGGGCTGCACCGAGATCGAGCTGCTGATCGGCCCCGAGCACAGCCCCGTCCCGGTGTTCGCCACCACCAGCCTGCACGCCCGCGCCGCCGTGGACGCCGCGCTGGCGGACTGACCGCCGGCGGGTCGCCGGGCGCCCGCGACCGGCCCGGGGGGCCGGGGCCGCCCTGCCGGGGAGCCTCGTCCGCCCTCTCGTCGCGGGCGGACGCCCAGCCCGGTGGCGAGCACCCGCCCCCTCGTGGTCGGGCGCCGGTGGCGGCCCCCGGAACCGGCGGCCGGTCCCGACGGATCCGCCCGGCCCACCGTCCGCCGGCGACACCGGGAGAGACGTCAGGCCCGCCCGAGGCCCGTCCAGTCCTCGCCGTCCGGGCCGGCCATCAGGCCGCCCCAGTAGGCGATGGCGACGGCCTGGGCGCGGTCGCGGGCGTCGGTCTTCGCCAGGACCCGCTTCATGTGGGTCTTCACGGTGGACTCGGCGACCACCAGCAGAGCGGCGATCTCCGCGTTCGAGTGGCCCTCGGCGGCCAGTTGCAGGACCTGTCGCTCGCGCGTGGTCAGCCGGTCGAGCCGCGGGTCCGGGGCGGCGGCCCCCGGCGGGGCGGGGCCGCGGGCGACCAGGTGGCCGACCAGGTCGCGGGTGACGGCCGGGTCCAGCAGGGCGTGGCCTTCCGCGAGGGTGCGGACGGCGTCGATCAGCCGCTCCGGCGAGGCCCGCTTGAGCAGGAAGCCGCCGGCGCCGGCCCGCAACGCGCCCCAGACGTAGTCGTCGTGGTGGAACGTCGTCAGGACCAGCACGCGGGTGGCCAGTCCGGCGGCGACGATCCGCCGGGTCGCCTCGATCCCGTCGATGCCCGGCATCCGGACGTCCATCAGGACGACGTCCGGCGCGAGGGTCCGGCACAGCTCGACCGCCAGCAGCCCGTCGGCGGCCTGACCGACCACCTCGATGCCGTCCTCGGTGCCGAGCACCAGGGCCACCCCGGCCCGCAGCAGGGCGTCGTCGTCCGCGACCACCACCCGGACGGTCATCCGAGCGGAAGCGTCACCCGCAGCCGGAACCCGCCCCCGTCACCTCCCCCGTGCTCCAGGCTGCCGCCGAACATCGCGACCCGTTCGGCGATGCCCAGCAGCCCCCGGCCGGGGACGTAGCCGCCGGGCACGCCGCACCCGTTGTCGCGGACCAGGAGGTCGAGCACCCGGGCCTCGGTGCGTACGGCGACGGTCACGGTCACCTCGACAGGGCCGGTGCCGGTGCCGGCCCGGCCGTGCTTGACGGTGTTGGTGAGGGCCTCCTGGACGATCCGGTACGCGGAGCGGTCCACGGTGCGGGGCAGGTCGCCGGCGGCGGGATCGAGCCGCGCGGTGACCCGCAGTCCGGCCTGCCCCGTCCGCCCGATCAGCCGGGGCAGGTCGGCGAGACCGGGCTGCGGCCCCGGCCCGGGCGCGGGGGCCGGGGCGGGCAGGACGCCCGGGCCGGGGCCGGACCCGAGCTCGGGCGGCGGGCCCTGACGGCGGAGCAGGCCGAGCACCCGGTCGAGCTCGTCGAGCGCCTCCCGGCCGGTGTGCTCCAGGCCCGCCAGCAGCTCCCGGGTCTGCTCCGGGTCCCGGGCCAGGACGCGGCGGGCGGCACCGGCCTGGACCAGCATCACGTTCAGCGTGTGACCCACCAGGTCGTGCAACTCCCTGGCGATCCTGGCCCGTTCGTCGACCACCACCCGGCGGCGGAGCAGCAGGCGGGCCCGCTCCCGCTCCTCCTGGCGCCGGGCGGTGGCGAAGCCGACCGCCCAGGCCAGCAGCCAGACGAAGAGGACCCCGGCGGGCACCGCCGGGTAGGTGTGGGCCAGGCCGGCGAAGTACGCGGCCATGCCGGGCAGGACCACCACCGGCCCCAGCAGGGCCCGGCCCCGGGTCGCGTACAGGCCGAGCGAGTACAGCCCGACCAGGTTGGCGTACGGCGAGAGCGGGCTGGGCAGGACGAACAGGGCCTCCGCCGACAGCGCCGCGGTGCCGGCCAGGTAGGCGGCCAGCGGCGCCCTGCGGCGCAGGGCGAGCGCGCCGGCGAGCAGCACGCTGAGGGCGAGCGCGGGTACCGGCCCGACACGGATGTCCCCTGCCGCGCCCAGGCGTTCGGTGGCCATCGCGGCCAGGAAGGCCGAGGCTGCCGCGCCGTCCACGACGGCGGCGGGTGGCCGGGCCGCCCGAAGCGCGGCCGGCAGGCGCCGGACGGCGCTCATGGGACCGCGCTCGGGCCGGGAAGCGGCCGTGGCCGTGGCAGGGGCGGGGGGTGCGGGGGCGGCGGTCATGACCCCGCGCAAGGCCGCCCGGAACGAACCGGGGGCCGGTCGGGCAGCGGCGCCGCGAAGTCCGGGGTGCCGGTGGGCGTCAGGGGTACGGGCAGGGGTGCGTTCGACGTCGGCAGGCTCATCGCGGCTCCGGTGGGTGGTGCGCACCGCGACAGCGGTGAACGCTCCGGACCCTAGCGGGGCGGGGTGCGCCGCACATCGCCCCCCAGGGGTACGACGGCCCTGCCCCCGTCGGGGTAGGAGGACGGCGGGTACCCCGCCACCGGTACGGGCGCGGGCCCCGGCCGGGGGACGTGGGCGGCCCGGCCGGGTCCGTAGCGTCCCCGGCATGAAGCCCGCCATGAACTCCCCCGCCCCTGCCGACGCCCCGTCCGACCCCCGCCGCCACGGACCGCCGGCCGGCGGTCTGCGCCGGGCCGGGTGGATCGCGATCACCGCCTCCGCGACCGCGATCGCCCTGCTCTCCGCCCGCTACTTCACGCTCGACCCGGACTCCTTCCTGCCGGAGCAGCGGGCGACCTACCTCGCCGAACTGGCCCCGCTGATGCTCCATGTCGGCGGCGGCGTGGTGGCGTTGGTCCTCGGGCCCTGGCAGTTCCCGCCGCGCCTGCGGACCCGCCGGCCGGCCCTTCACCGGCTGATCGGCCGGGTCTACCTGGCCGCCGCGCTGGCGACGGCCGTCGGAGGCCTGTTGCTGGTGCCGAAGGGATTGTTCGGCCCGGTCGCGCCGCTCGGGTTCGCCGCGCTGGCCGTGCTGCTGCTGGTCGCGACGGTGGCGGCGTTCGTCTCGATCCGGCGCGGGGCGGTGACGCGGCACCGGATCTGGATGGTCCGGTCCTACGCGCTGATCTTCACCGGGGTCACCTTCCGGCTGTGGATCTCGGGCTTCTCGGCCGCCGGGGTCCCGTTCGGCCAGGCGTACGAGAGCGGCGCCTGGGCGGGCTGGCTGCTCAACCTGCTGGTGGCCGAACACGTCATCGCCCGGATCCGGACGGGCCGGCCGGCCGCGGGGCCGGCAGCGGGCGACCCGGCCGCGTAACCACCCGGCCCCGCAGCCGGCCCGGCCCCGCGGCCGCTCCTTCGTCCGGTCGCGCGGCAGGGCCGACGTACCGTCACATCCCTTGGGGGAAGGGATCGGCGGCCGGACGGGCCGAGCCTGAACGGGGTCCGGGCCACCGGTTGCGCCGGCGCTGGACACCACGGCACCGGGTGGTGTTCGATCGGCTACCGACCCGCCGCCGCCCCAGGAGGACCTCCCATGCCGCTCGACCGCGCGCTGCCGCGCCGCGCCTGGCACCACCTGGAGCCGATGCACGCGGTGCTCTACTTCGCACCGGAGGCCGCCGCCGAGGCGGGCGCGCTCGGCTACGACCTGGACGAGCGCTGGCCGAGCTACTTCGCCTGGCGGACGGCCCCGCTGGGCGCCGCGAGCACCGCGCTGGCCACCGCCGTCTGCTACAGCTTCAGCCCGGCGGCGGTGGGCAGGTACGTCCCGCAGGCCTGGGATGTGGCCGACCCGGCGAAGGTGCTGGCGGCCCGGCTGCGGTCGGTGGACGCCATCTACCGGGGCCTGTTCGACGGGCGGTTGGCGACCGCGGAGTTCGCCGAACTGGTGGGCCTGGCCCGGCTGGCGGCGGAGGCCGCGGTGACCGCCGGGCGGCCGCTCGCCGCCGCCAACGCCGCCCTGCCGTGGCCGGACGAACCCCCTCTGGCGCTCTGGCAGGCCCTCACCGTGCTGCGGGAGCACCGCGGCGACGGCCACCTGGCAGCACTGCTGGCGGCCGGACTCGACCCGTGCGAGTCCCTGGTGTCCTTCGCCGCGGTCGGCGCGGCCCCGGCCGAGAACTTCGGCGGCCGCGGCTGGACGGACGAGGAGTGGTCCGCCGCCCGGGACCGGCTCGCCGCGCGGGGCTGGCTGGACACCGAGGGTCTGGTCACCGAGGCGGGCCGGGCCGGCCGGAACGAGGTCGAGCGCCTCACCGACCAGCTGGCGGCCGGACCGTGGGAGGCCCTGGGCGCCGAGCGCTCCGAGCGCTTCATGGAGCTGATGGTGCCGTTCTTCCTGGGCGTGATCCAGGCCGGCCTGCTGCCGATGCAGAGCACCCTGGGCATCACCACCGTGCCGGCGCCGACCTGGTGACCGGGCCGGGGCTCCCGGCCCGGCCGCGGCCGGCGGGCTCCGCCCTCACAGCCGTAGTTCGGGCGGGAAGCCCGTCCAGCGCAGTTCGTCCGGCAGGTGCCGGGTGTCGTTGTGCACGAGGACGGAGGGCGGCCGGCCCGGCGGGTAGCGGATGACGGTGAGGGCGGCGTTGGCCGGGTGGACGCCGAGCCAGCGCCAGGCCGGTGCGTCCAGGGCGTGCCGGACCAGCCAGCCGACCAGGAAGCCGTGCGTGACGACGAGTTGGTGCCGGTCCTCGTCGCCGGCCACCGGACCGGTGAAGAGGTCCAGGGCCTGACCCGCCAGCCGCCGGCCGGTCCCGCGCTCCTCGGGCGTGACCCCGTCGAGGAAGCGCAGGAGGAAGTCGGCACTGTCGGCCGGCAGTTCGGCTCGCTCGGGCAGGTGCGGAACGTAGTCCCCGGCGGCGTCCGAGACCTGCGGGACGACGCCGTCCAGCTGTTGGGCGATCAGGGTCGCGGTCTGCGCCGCGCGTGGGAGCGGGCCGTGGTGCAGCAGGGTGACGGGACGGTCGCGAAGACGTCGGCCGAGCAGGACCGCCTGTCGGCGGCCGTTCGCCGTCAAGGGCCCGTCCTCCGACTCCGCCTCACCGTGCCGGGCGAGGTAGAGGTACCGGGTTGCCGTCCCCGTCATCGTGCCGCTCCTTCGATCGTGGCGTTCCCGCCGCTCCTGCGGGAACTCGTGCGTACTCCTGCTGGACGTCGCCCTCACGGACTCCGGTTCCCCGGGCCGCGGTGATGAGCTGTGGCTGGTGCTGCGCGACCACCAGGCGCAGTGCTTCTACGCCTCCGCCGCCCTCTGGACGGGTTCGGTACGCCCGGGCTGAGGCGCGGGCGCCGCCCGCCGGGCACGTCCCGACGGCGGCGCAGGCCGGCGGGCCCAGGACCTGAGGCGGTCGGCGAGCCCGGCGACGAGCTCGCGCAGTTCGTCGGGGCGCTCGATCACGAACGGCCGGTCGAGCGAGGCCAGTACCGGCGGCAGCCAGCCGAGTTCCTCCACCCGCAGGTGGACCCG
Protein-coding regions in this window:
- a CDS encoding isocitrate lyase/phosphoenolpyruvate mutase family protein gives rise to the protein MTTAAHEFTRYADIGTALADPRLVPLPAEPSAWRPTGPGDTSGGTGGEGRIAGGGATGGDDAAGAMAWLRATVARFSSGEAHARRRALVEADCARLDPAALRLARRLGKEPFLVSVDVEGGFSDDPSEVAELAGELAAAGVAGINLEDGRADGSLAPVALHAAKITAVKAAAPGLFVNARTDTHWLGGHERETTGRLDAYQQAGADGVFVPGLADPEIIADLVRHLGVPLNVLHSPTGPAFPQLADLGVARVSLGSLLYRLALGAATAAALAVRAGRPATGPDTPLPSYAEVQRLVR
- a CDS encoding sensor histidine kinase, coding for MSAVRRLPAALRAARPPAAVVDGAAASAFLAAMATERLGAAGDIRVGPVPALALSVLLAGALALRRRAPLAAYLAGTAALSAEALFVLPSPLSPYANLVGLYSLGLYATRGRALLGPVVVLPGMAAYFAGLAHTYPAVPAGVLFVWLLAWAVGFATARRQEERERARLLLRRRVVVDERARIARELHDLVGHTLNVMLVQAGAARRVLARDPEQTRELLAGLEHTGREALDELDRVLGLLRRQGPPPELGSGPGPGVLPAPAPAPGPGPQPGLADLPRLIGRTGQAGLRVTARLDPAAGDLPRTVDRSAYRIVQEALTNTVKHGRAGTGTGPVEVTVTVAVRTEARVLDLLVRDNGCGVPGGYVPGRGLLGIAERVAMFGGSLEHGGGDGGGFRLRVTLPLG
- a CDS encoding response regulator, producing MTVRVVVADDDALLRAGVALVLGTEDGIEVVGQAADGLLAVELCRTLAPDVVLMDVRMPGIDGIEATRRIVAAGLATRVLVLTTFHHDDYVWGALRAGAGGFLLKRASPERLIDAVRTLAEGHALLDPAVTRDLVGHLVARGPAPPGAAAPDPRLDRLTTRERQVLQLAAEGHSNAEIAALLVVAESTVKTHMKRVLAKTDARDRAQAVAIAYWGGLMAGPDGEDWTGLGRA
- a CDS encoding DUF2306 domain-containing protein, translating into MKPAMNSPAPADAPSDPRRHGPPAGGLRRAGWIAITASATAIALLSARYFTLDPDSFLPEQRATYLAELAPLMLHVGGGVVALVLGPWQFPPRLRTRRPALHRLIGRVYLAAALATAVGGLLLVPKGLFGPVAPLGFAALAVLLLVATVAAFVSIRRGAVTRHRIWMVRSYALIFTGVTFRLWISGFSAAGVPFGQAYESGAWAGWLLNLLVAEHVIARIRTGRPAAGPAAGDPAA
- a CDS encoding SCO6745 family protein, coding for MPLDRALPRRAWHHLEPMHAVLYFAPEAAAEAGALGYDLDERWPSYFAWRTAPLGAASTALATAVCYSFSPAAVGRYVPQAWDVADPAKVLAARLRSVDAIYRGLFDGRLATAEFAELVGLARLAAEAAVTAGRPLAAANAALPWPDEPPLALWQALTVLREHRGDGHLAALLAAGLDPCESLVSFAAVGAAPAENFGGRGWTDEEWSAARDRLAARGWLDTEGLVTEAGRAGRNEVERLTDQLAAGPWEALGAERSERFMELMVPFFLGVIQAGLLPMQSTLGITTVPAPTW
- a CDS encoding histidine phosphatase family protein — encoded protein: MTGTATRYLYLARHGEAESEDGPLTANGRRQAVLLGRRLRDRPVTLLHHGPLPRAAQTATLIAQQLDGVVPQVSDAAGDYVPHLPERAELPADSADFLLRFLDGVTPEERGTGRRLAGQALDLFTGPVAGDEDRHQLVVTHGFLVGWLVRHALDAPAWRWLGVHPANAALTVIRYPPGRPPSVLVHNDTRHLPDELRWTGFPPELRL
- a CDS encoding aspartate/glutamate racemase family protein, giving the protein MKTIGLLGGMSWESTAEYYRLLNVLTRERLGGLHSAKCVLHSVDFAEIEALQSAGQWERAGEVLAEAARSLEAAGADLLLICTNTMHKVAGQVAAAVSVPLLHLADTTAAAVLAAGLGKVGLLGTAFTMEQEFYRDRLASHGLDVLVPGATGRAEVHRVIYQELCLGIVREESRDAYRAVIADLVAAGAEGIVLGCTEIELLIGPEHSPVPVFATTSLHARAAVDAALAD